The genome window AAGCCGACGAGAACACCTGACTTTGTGAGTCGTTCAAGTTCAAGACCTAGCACTCGCCTAAGATCCTCGTAAGTCACTGTAGATGCTTCATCAATGAGTTGAACACGGAGCACCGGATACGGCGTACTAGAGCCGGGTATTGTCTGGAGGCTTAAGACGACTGCGAATCTATCGTCATAACCGCTCCTATATGCGAAAACATTCAAGCCGATTTTTGAGACCTCCTTGTAAGAGGATAGCTTAATCGTGTCAAGTCTTATAGAAGGAATATTGAGTACAACCTCAAAGGCGTTTTCGTCCAAGGGCTCAAGGCACTGGCCTAACGCACGGATGATCCCCAAAGTAATAAAGAGGACTAGCACATAGCGGCAAGCCTTCATGATCTCCCCCCAAGAACTAAATAAGACCCTCTTAACTGTTTCTAGTCTTAGATAACAATATTTTTGAACTAAAATATTTAAAAAACAATAAAGTTTTTTATTACTTGTGTCTCAGGAAAACATCCCTCAAAAAATCAGAGGAGCAACGATAAATCTCATACTTTGGATTTTACTCTATATAATCGTTAATGCCCTGATATTTGCTACCATACCCTCCCTTATCCCATCGTTCAAGGATCTTATAGACCCATATTCGACCTACATAGGGATAGGCCTCGCCTTATTCTTCGGCTACATGATCGTGAGAAGTTTCTCTAATCTCGTCTACTGGATGCTCCGCATACGCCACCCACACAGCACAGCCGCAGCCGTTAGAAGCATCTTCACGATAATGGGCATTGGAGCTCTAGCAGCAGGCATCGCCGGTGGAGCCGCGGGTGGAGCAGCCGGCGTGGCCCTCGGAGGCTTCATAGGTATGATCATAGGCTATGCTACTCAACAAGTCCTTGGCCAGGCTGTTGCAGGATTATTCGTGCTACTCGCCAGACCTGTAAGGATCGGAGACTATGTTAATGTTGCAGGAGAGCAGGGAGTAATAGAAGACATCTCAACACTTTTCACTCAGGTAAAGAAGGATGACGGGACCATTGCATTAATACCTAACAACCAACTCGTGGGCTCCAAGATTTATATAATTAAGAGGTCTCAGTAAACAAAGGATTTTTTCTACGTGAGGGTCTGAGTGCTTCAGCATATTCCACTATTTTTGCTAGGAGACTCTCTTTCTTAATCTCCATTACCGCTATTAACTCTTCTCCCATGACGTCCTTTAACTTTACACGCACACGGTAACCCTTCGACTCCAAGTAGTTTTTAAGGGAGACGGCAAGGCTTAACACGTAGCCCCTTGGACTTGTAGGGGGTGTCTTCTTGAGTAAGTGTCCCTGTGATGTAAGCCTTAGCCCGGCACTCGCCCCCCATGCTAGGGCTAATTGAAAAATATGTTTTCTGGCTTGAGACTGTACGACCACGCCGCGGGAACCTGGTGCTATGATGAATATTCCGTCGTATGAGGGACGCAGGGTTTGGGCTAAGGCCTTAATGGGAACAACAAATAGTACGTAAAGTAGGAAAGAGAATATGAGCATAAACGATTTGAGAGTCTCGAACAAGAGGCCTCGAATAAGCATTTCCCCCATTCTCACTAATATATTTTTGTCTAGGGTATGACTCGCATAATTTAACTTTTCTATTATATGATAATGAAACAAAACATATTTAGAAAGTTAAAGAACGATTAGATGTGGAGACTAGAAGGATAGTAAGAATAGGGAGCAGTTTTTATGTCGCGCTCCCGAAAACATGGGTTCAGGAAAGGGTTGGAGGAAACGGTATAGTAGCTCTAACAGTGGAAGAGGACGGATCCCTTAAAATTACGCCGTTCTCAATTCGAAAGCAGGACGAGAAAAAACAAGTTAGTTTGTTGTGCAGCAAAGATCTCTTCAGAAACATCGTTTCAGCATATCTTCGAGGATTTGAGGTAATCGAGATAACAGTGAATCCAGAGTGCCGAGACGATGTTCTGAGAACTGTCGAAAGGGCTAGGCAGTTATTACTCGGGTTAGAGCTTGTGGGGGAGGAGCCTGGATTAGTTGTTCTGCAGTCCTTTACGAGGCCTGATTACGATCTGGACTCTTTAGTACAAAGGATGAGTTCTACAACCTTATCCATGTTGAATCTCTCGTTCCGTGTTGTCGAGACAGGGGATCTTTCCCTAGCTGAAAAGATCTTATACATGGATGATATAGTCGACAGACTATACTTCCTTGCTGTACGAATAATAAGAAGCAGGATATCGGATCCCTCATATCCCAGCTCTGAAAAGGTGAAGCTTGTAGATACGAGAGTAGTTGTACGTAATCTGGAGAACCTCGGAGACTTGCTGGAAGAATTTATACGCGCTGGGGTCGTGAAGGGTAAGGTTGACTGGGAGTTATACGACAGGCTAGCAAGCTTTCAAAAGAGGGTTGTAGCGCTTGCTCTGGGAGAGAGTATTGTAAGGGAAAATATCTATGAAGAATACTTAACTCTCGAAGACAAGTTAGCCAGGGCAAGGGTCATATTGCCACCAAGGTTTTATGAGACCTTAGAAGATATGAAGTCACTGTTAAAAGATATTCTTGACCTATCTTGAACAACCCTAACAATTATTATCTAGGGTCAAA of Thermofilum uzonense contains these proteins:
- a CDS encoding mechanosensitive ion channel domain-containing protein; translated protein: MSQENIPQKIRGATINLILWILLYIIVNALIFATIPSLIPSFKDLIDPYSTYIGIGLALFFGYMIVRSFSNLVYWMLRIRHPHSTAAAVRSIFTIMGIGALAAGIAGGAAGGAAGVALGGFIGMIIGYATQQVLGQAVAGLFVLLARPVRIGDYVNVAGEQGVIEDISTLFTQVKKDDGTIALIPNNQLVGSKIYIIKRSQ
- a CDS encoding PhoU domain-containing protein, with product METRRIVRIGSSFYVALPKTWVQERVGGNGIVALTVEEDGSLKITPFSIRKQDEKKQVSLLCSKDLFRNIVSAYLRGFEVIEITVNPECRDDVLRTVERARQLLLGLELVGEEPGLVVLQSFTRPDYDLDSLVQRMSSTTLSMLNLSFRVVETGDLSLAEKILYMDDIVDRLYFLAVRIIRSRISDPSYPSSEKVKLVDTRVVVRNLENLGDLLEEFIRAGVVKGKVDWELYDRLASFQKRVVALALGESIVRENIYEEYLTLEDKLARARVILPPRFYETLEDMKSLLKDILDLS